The DNA sequence GAGCAAATATAAAGACAGTGAGGTTACAGAGTATATGCTCAAAGCAAGgaatttcattacaaaaataacagaGTTGATCAATCTCCATTTGTCTAAGCCACAACACgtgcaatttaaaacaatagcaCATTGCATAATAAACCTTCTTAAAAGACACAAAAAAGTCAGAATGGCGACACTTACAGAAACGCTAAATGTTATCACCAATCTCGTACCAAAGTACGATGGTAACGCCGAATCGTTAAATAACGTGATAAGAGCATTGACAGCATGTAAAGATCTTGTCTCTGATGCAAACCGAAATGTACTGATCCAAGTGATACTATCCAAATTCGAAGGAAAGGCAAGTCAAATATTTACAGTGGTTCCGACAACCATCGACGCTATCATTGACAGCCTTAAGCAGAAATTCTCGGTTAAAACAGAACCTCAAACAATTATTGCCAAGCTTTCAATTTCGAAACAAAGAAAGGATTTCGCTAGTTTTGCAgacgaaatagaaaaactaagCGCAAAGCTCGAGCTAGCatatgtggaaaacaaagtcCCACAAGATGTTGCAAAGACTCTAGCAAATAAAGCGGGAATTCAAGCTTTGGTTAATGGTGCTAAAAATGAAGACACCAAAAATACCGTTAAGTTTTCAAAATGCGAAAACTTAGCAAAAGCAATACGAGTTGCGACAGAAAATGAGGACACCATTGATAGTGTGGAACGCACCAATGTTTTTTATGCGAGTAGAACCAATAACCAGCATAGGAACAACGATGGATACCAAGTGGACAGATACCGTCAAGACAGAAGGTCAAACTTCAGAAACGGAAGAGGAGGTAGAGGAAGAAGCGCACGTTGCCAAAATTGCAACCATGCACATAATCAATATCCATCTAACCTATCCAATACCTTCAACCCCCCTGAAACAAGCAATCAAAACCgcgaaaaaaacattccgttTTGTAGCTGATAACGTATTTGTTTGAGTGGTGAAGTTGCGAATTGTGCGTTGCGAAGCTGAAAGCGTTGACAAGTCTACGGTGAGGTGTGAGCACGAGACAATATGCCAAAAACACGATCGGTAGCGGCGATCGCTGAGGGGCGGGAGTTCGGAGAATCAACGGCCGGTCCATCAGATACGGAAAAAAGCATGGATACCACTGTGGTGAACCGTTTTTCCGAGGTGGAATAAATGGAACGACAGATCGCGGAAAAAGAGCAACACCATCAGCGCGAAGTGGAGTTGCGACAAAAGTTGCTGGCTATGAGAGTGCAACACCGCAAGGAGATCGAGGCTTTGGAGAAACAATGCGTCAAGCCCAAATGCTCCAGCTCTATAAAGGAAGACGACACAGATGACGCCTACCAAGGACAGCCTTACTCATTCCGAGATATCGAGGAAGGCATCGAGGAGTACGATGGTACGGCAAGCGTAAGCACGTGGCTATCTGACCTTGAAGCCACCGCTACCATGGCCCGTTGGACAGAGAGGCAGAAGGCAATTATGTGCCGTAAAAAACTTACTGGTACGGCGAAGGCATTTATCGTGACGTTGCAAGCAGGTATAGACTACCAACAGCTGAAATGGGAGTTGCAGAGAGAGTTCGGGGAAGTTGTTCGGGCAAGTGACGTACACCGCCAACTAACAGCACGGCGGCGTGGTAACCGAGAATCGGCGCTCGATTACGTGTACGCCATGCAAAAAATCGCTCAGCCCATCCAACTTGACGAACAAAGCATTTGCGAATACATAGCAGACGGCTACACTAACGACGAAAAGTTGAGGGCAACGTTTTATGAGGCCCAGACTATTGGGGAGCTAAAAAGCAAACTAAAATTCTTAGAGCGTGCTGCAAGTAAGGAAGCACCAAAGGGACCATTGGTGAGAGAGCAACGAGGGGCAATGGAAAACGCCAAGAAGCGTAATTGTTTCAGTTGTGGCAGTAGCACTCACCAACTAGCTGAATGCCCAACGAAACAAGAGGGCCCCACATGTTTCAAGTGTGGTGCGACGGGGCATCGTGCCAAAGAGTGCGCGAATTCGCGCGAAAGAAAGCCGCAGTGTTTTGCGTGTGGCGATATTGGCCATGTATCCGGGAAGTGTACGAAGAAAAGCACCAGAGTGCAAACTCTGACAACTACCTTTCCCGAAGTCCATGTGACAATTCgcaacaaagaaaacaaagcagTGGTGGACACATGCAGCGAGGTAACGCTCATGCGATACGACCTGTTCCAGGAACTTAAACTCAGCCCAGGTGAATTAAAGCCATCTGTACGGATAATAAGAGGCTACGGTGGAAAGCAACACAATGTATGTGGCGAGGTGACGATCGAGGCGGGCATAGACGAAGTGATAGAAAAAATCCAATTCGTGGTGGTACCGTTAGGGTCCATAGATTCAAGGTTACTTATCGGACTGGACGTGCTCGGTAAGGTAAATTACGTAATCCAGAACGGAAGtgtgaaaataacaaaacaagtgAAGCACGACAAAGAGCCGCCAAATGAGGACTATCATTGGGTGCTTCGGATAACATGTAACGATGTGCAAGAGCTAGACGTACCGTCAAAGTATCGGAGCGTAATAAGTGGACTTGTTAACAATTATAACCCCTCGACAAACTCTAATACAGAGAGCGAGATGCGAATACGCATGGAAGGGCAAGAAGTGGTACGCACCATACCTAGAAGATTGGCTCCGTTAGAAAAGGAAATAGTGAAGAAACAAGTGCGCGAATGGTTAAGCGATGGAATAATCCAGCCGTCGCGAAGCCCTTATGCCAGTGCGGTGGTAGTTGTTCCAAAAAAAGACGGATCATATCGGATGTGCGTAGATTATCGCGAGGTGAACAAACTGATCGTACGGGATTCGTATCCGATGCCCAACGTAGAAGAACAAATCGATCAATTAGCAGACGCTCGTGTATATAGTGTGCTGGATCTCAAGAACTCATATTTTCATGTGAAGGTGGAGGAGAAAAGTCGCCAATATACGTCGTTTGTGACATCCGATGGACAGTATGAGTTCTTACGGGCTCCGTTTGGATTGTGTATCAGCGGAAACGCGTTCGGACGTTTCATCAACACTGCGCTTCAAGAGCTGATAACGGACGGCACCATCATGGCCTTCGTTGACGATATCATCATACCAGCTACCGACGAGGAACATGGATTGACGGCGTTACGGCGGGTGCTAGAGGTGGCACGATATGCAGGACTTCAATTCAACTGGAAGAAATGTGTCTTCCTAAAACGACGTGTAGAATATTTGGGATACACAATCTACGATGGACGCATTGAACCGTCATCccaaaaaatagaaaaggttAAGCATTTTCCGCAGCCGAGAACAGCGAAACAGCTTCAACGTTTTATAGGCTTAGCTAGTTATTTTAGGAAGTTCATAGCAGGATTCGCAGACCTGGCAAGACCATTGACACGTATGCTGAAAAAGGGAAGTACGGTGGAATTCGGTGACGATGCAAAGGCAGCGTTTGAAGTAATCAAAGAAAGTTTGGCTAAACATCCAGTGTTGCACATCGTTAATGCGAAATTAGATACCGAACTACATACTGACGCGAGTAAAGAAGCTCTCGCAGGCATACTGTTGCAGCGCGCTGAAGAAGACGGAAAATTACATCCGTGTTATTATTATAGCAGGTTGACCGACAAGGCTGAGAAAAATTATCATTCATTCGAATCAGAGTCGTTAGCCGTCGTGGAATCAGTGAAGAAGCTTAGATGTTATCTACTCggtaaaaagtttaaagtgGTGACTGATTGCCTGGCGTTTAAGCAGTCCATGAACAAGAAGATTCCGAATGCGCGAATAAGCCGTTGGCTAGTAGCTTTAGCAGAGTTCGATTTCGTGATCGAACACCGATCTgcggaaaaaatgaaacacgttGACGCGCTATCTAGAGCGACCGTGCTTAAGATATCTGCGATCGTGAGCAAAAGGGTGTCAACAGCGCAGAGTGGAGATGAACAGATACAAAGGATTATTGAAAGGGCAGGCAACAAGAGAAGCATAGATTGGTTCCATATACGGAATGGGGTGGTATATGAAGGTGAGGTGAACTCGCGGCGATTGTACATACCTAAGTCGATGGAATTGGAGATCATCAAGGGGGCACATGAGCAAGGACATTTTGGTGTGAAAAAGACAAAGGAGAAAATTGAAGCTGATTATTTTATCCCCGAATTAGAACAGAAGATAGAAAAATATATCGAGGCCTGTGTGAAATGCATCCTAGGCGAGAAAAAGCGTGGTAGAAGAGAGGGTAGATTACATCCTATACCAAAAGGTGAAGTCCCTTTGGATACATTCCATGTCGATCATCTTGGGCCAATGCCATCTTCTAGAAAGTCGTATAATCATATTTTTAGCGTGATAGATGCTTTTTCGAAATTCATATGGTTGTTTCCCGTCAAGACAACCAACGCAGAAGAAGCTGTAAGGAAACTTAAGGTTATTGCGCAGACATTTGGATACCCCAGAAGGATTGTTTGTGATCAGGGGGCAGCTTTCACATCAAAATTATTTGAGCAGTTTTGTGGGGACAATGCAATTGAATTACATAAGATCGTGACAGGAGTCCCTCGCGGGAATGGACAAGTAGAAATCGCGCATAAAACTATTATTCCCATGTTGACGAAGTTATCGCTTGATAATCCGCACGAATGGTTCAAGCATGTAGGTAAGGTTCAGACGATGATGAATTCAAGTTGGCACAGAGCCGTGGGAACTACGCCGTTTGAGGTGCTAGTGGGAGTAAAAATGAAGAAGGAGGATGATTTGGATTTGATGAGAATATTAGATGAAGAAGTTCGACACAAATTTGCCGAAGAGCGTGACGAGTTGCGAAAGGTTGCGTGTGGGAATATAGCAAAAATACAGGAAGAGAACAAAAGGCAGTACGACTTAAGGAGACGGCATGCAAGGCAGTTTCGAGTTGGTGATTTTGTAGCCTTACCGGTAACACAGTTCGGCGTAGGAAGGAAAGTAAAACCGAAGTTCTATGGACCATACGAGATTGAGCGAGTCATGGCGAACGATCGCTATGAAGTGCGAAAAGTAGACGATGAAGTAGAAGGGCCGCGACGCACTACGACGTCGGCAGATGTGTTGAAACCGTGGCCGCAGTCGGGACGACCTTAAGGTCAGGAAGGGCCGTGTGGAGAGAGGAATTGTGTTCTGCACGTGAGAGAGGTGGAGTATAAAAGGGGAGAcgataatgaaaaataaacagtcGCAACGAAACCGAAGTGGTGACAACGTGTAAACTCCGTatcatcgttttcttttcctacatgcatggtgagcaaacatggcccggtaaacggcggtaatACGGTTCTTTTACAGGGTCCAGTAACACAGCCCGTTTTTAAAacggatgcaaacccaagatgcaagaaactgtttattaaccATTCCtacatacttgggatgccatccttagatgctagaaactgtttattaaccATTCCtacatacttgggatgcaaacccaagatgctagaaactgtttctaaggtggttcgggacacttgggatggtgacccaagatgctagaaactgtttctaaggtggtttgggatacttgggatggtgacccaagatgctagaaactgtttttaaattggttcgggatacttgggatggtgacccaagatgctagaaactggttctaaggtggttcgggacacttgaaatggtgacccaagatgcaagaaactgtttctaaggtggttcgggatacttgggatggtgacacaagatgctagagactgtttttaaggtggttcgggatacttgggatagtgacccaagatgctagaaacaacttttaaagtgattcgggatactaaggatgacgacccaagatgctagaaactacttttaaagtgattcgggatacttgggatgacgaaccaagatgctagaaactacttttaaagtgtttcgggatacttgggatgacgaaccaagatgctagaaactacttttaaagtgattcgggatacttgggatgacgacccaagatgctagaaactacttttaaagtgattcgggatacttgggatgacgaaccaagatgctagaaactacttttaaagtgtttcgggatacttgggatgacgaaccaagatgctagaaactacttttaaagtgattcgggatacttgggatgacgacccaagatgctagaaactacttttaaagtgattcgggatacttgggatgaagactcaagatgcaagaaactgtttctaaggtggttcgggacacttgggatggtgacccaagatgcaagaaactacttttaaagtgattcgggatactaaggatgacgacccaagatgctagaaactacttttaaagtgattcgggatactagggatgacgacccaagatgctagaaactacttttaaagtgattcgggatacttgggatgacgaaccaagatgctagaaactacttttaaagtgttttgggatacttgggatgaccacccaagatgctagaaactacttttaaagtgattcgggatactagggatgacgacccaagatgctagaaactacttttaaagtgattcgggatacttgggatggtgacccaagatgctagaaactacttttaaagtgttttgggatacttgggatgaccacccaagatgctagaaactacttttaaagtgattcgggatacttgggatgaagacccaagatgctagaaactacttttaaagtgattcggtatacttgggatgaagactcaagatgcaagaaactgtttctaaggtggttcgggacacttgggatggttacccaagatgcaagaaactgtttttaaggtggttcgggatacttgggatggtgacccaagatgctagaaactacttttaaagtgtttcgggatacttgggatgacgacccaagatgctagaaactacttttcaagtgattcgggatactagggatgacgacacaagatgctagaaactactttaaaagtgattcgggatacttgggatgacgacccaagatgctagaaactacttttaaagtgattcgggatacttgggatgacgacccaagatgctagaaactgtttttaaggtggttcgggatacttgggatagtgacccaagatgctagaaacaacttttaaagtgattcgggatactaaggatgacgacccaagatgctagaaactacttttcaagtgattcgggatactagggatgacgacacaagatgctagaaactactttaaaagtgattcgggatacttgggatgacgacccaagatgctagaaactacttttaaagtgattcgggatacttgggatggtgacccaagatgctagaaactgtttttaaggtggttcgggatacttgggatagtgacccaagatgctagaaacaacttttaaagtgattcgggatactaaggatgacgacccaagatgctagaaactacttttcaagtgattcgggatactagggatgacgacacaagatgctagaaactactttaaaagtgattcgggatacttgggatgacgacccaagatgctagaaactacttttaaagtgattcgggatacttgggatggtgacccaagatgctagaaactgtttttaaggtggttcgggatacttgggatagtgacccaagatgctagaaacaacttttaaagtgattcgggatactaaggatgacgacccaagatgctagaaactactttaaaagtgattcgggatacttgggatgacgacccaagatgctagaaactacttttaaagtgattcgggatacttgggatgacgacccaagatgctagaaactacttttcaagtgattcgggatacttgggatgacgacccaagatgctagaaactacttttaaagtgattcgggatacttgggatggtaactcaagatgcaagaaactgtttctaaggtggttcgggacacttgggatggtgtagtacttgccaaaacagtgcttgccatgccggtccgagAATTACaattggtggcgcattttgtgcacagtttttgtcacatacgtgtatcggccatatcgcccttttgcgtacctcggattgaaatgccatgtatagacgaaagataggcctcgtggcgattaACATTCCTGCCGAAcaatgctttccgctagctcgtacggaaaagtgagtttttgggcaaacggcaatttaccatgcatatttacctcgccttttgctcaccatgcatattaaccttgccttttcgtcaaatccccgaatatcgtctccgcgctACCAGTTGGCGCTTGCGattgtccaaagcaaagttccaacatgataagtacttgccaaaacagtgctggCCGTGCCGGTCCAgaaattacacttggtggcgcattttgtgcacactttttgtcacacacgtgaaccggccatatcgcccttttgcgtacctcggatcgaaatgccgtgtatccacgaaagataggccttgtggcgatcaACATTCGTGCAGaaaattgctttccgctagctcgtacggaaaagtgagtttttgggtatacggcagtttaccatgcatatttacctcgccttttgcttaccatgcatattaaccttgcctttt is a window from the Anopheles ziemanni unplaced genomic scaffold, idAnoZiCoDA_A2_x.2 scaffold_126_ctg1, whole genome shotgun sequence genome containing:
- the LOC131292824 gene encoding uncharacterized protein LOC131292824, which encodes MERQIAEKEQHHQREVELRQKLLAMRVQHRKEIEALEKQCVKPKCSSSIKEDDTDDAYQGQPYSFRDIEEGIEEYDGTASVSTWLSDLEATATMARWTERQKAIMCRKKLTGTAKAFIVTLQAGIDYQQLKWELQREFGEVVRASDVHRQLTARRRGNRESALDYVYAMQKIAQPIQLDEQSICEYIADGYTNDEKLRATFYEAQTIGELKSKLKFLERAASKEAPKGPLVREQRGAMENAKKRNCFSCGSSTHQLAECPTKQEGPTCFKCGATGHRAKECANSRERKPQCFACGDIGHVSGKCTKKSTRVQTLTTTFPEVHVTIRNKENKAVVDTCSEVTLMRYDLFQELKLSPGELKPSVRIIRGYGGKQHNVCGEVTIEAGIDEVIEKIQFVVVPLGSIDSRLLIGLDVLGKVNYVIQNGSVKITKQVKHDKEPPNEDYHWVLRITCNDVQELDVPSKYRSVISGLVNNYNPSTNSNTESEMRIRMEGQEVVRTIPRRLAPLEKEIVKKQVREWLSDGIIQPSRSPYASAVVVVPKKDGSYRMCVDYREVNKLIVRDSYPMPNVEEQIDQLADARVYSVLDLKNSYFHVKVEEKSRQYTSFVTSDGQYEFLRAPFGLCISGNAFGRFINTALQELITDGTIMAFVDDIIIPATDEEHGLTALRRVLEVARYAGLQFNWKKCVFLKRRVEYLGYTIYDGRIEPSSQKIEKVKHFPQPRTAKQLQRFIGLASYFRKFIAGFADLARPLTRMLKKGSTVEFGDDAKAAFEIPNYILTRVKKLSQAYCCSALKKTENYIRVIIIAG